The proteins below come from a single Chryseobacterium capnotolerans genomic window:
- a CDS encoding efflux RND transporter periplasmic adaptor subunit → MKRVASGIALSVLLLAVSCNKKKEEKEEATTYPVTSPVVMDTVINKEYVAQIQSVKNIEVRAQEKGFLEKIFVDEGQYVQAGQTLFRIMPKLYQAELLKAKAEVEQASIELKNASTLAGNNIVSKNERAMAKAKLDAANAEMKLAQIHLSFTDIKAPFSGIINRIPLKLGSLVDEGDLLTSLSDNTSIYTYFNVSEPEYLSYQTHAADRGSNQVSLITANGEMYSQKGEIQTIEGEFDNETGNIAFRAKFPNPDKLLRNGETGKVQMTMPVHNALIIPQKATYEIQDQKYVFVIDKNGTAKSRNIKIAYELPDLYVVSSGISKGDQILLEGVQKVKDDQKVKTKFQDPKKVLQSLKLKAE, encoded by the coding sequence ATAAAAAGAGTTGCCTCAGGTATTGCGCTTAGCGTCCTTTTACTGGCTGTAAGCTGCAATAAGAAAAAAGAGGAGAAAGAAGAAGCAACCACTTATCCGGTAACATCTCCGGTAGTGATGGATACTGTAATTAACAAGGAATATGTAGCTCAGATTCAGTCGGTCAAAAACATTGAAGTTCGCGCACAGGAAAAAGGATTCCTTGAAAAGATTTTTGTGGACGAAGGGCAGTATGTACAAGCAGGACAAACCTTATTCCGTATTATGCCTAAGCTGTATCAGGCAGAATTATTAAAAGCAAAAGCAGAAGTAGAACAGGCTTCTATTGAACTGAAAAATGCCAGTACATTAGCTGGAAACAACATCGTTTCCAAAAATGAAAGAGCAATGGCTAAAGCGAAGCTTGATGCAGCCAATGCTGAAATGAAGCTGGCACAGATTCACTTGTCTTTTACAGACATTAAAGCCCCGTTTTCAGGAATTATCAACAGAATTCCTTTGAAGCTTGGAAGCCTTGTAGATGAAGGTGATTTGTTGACTTCATTGTCAGATAATACAAGTATTTACACGTATTTCAATGTTTCCGAACCGGAGTACCTGAGCTATCAGACTCATGCAGCCGACAGAGGAAGCAATCAGGTTTCTCTGATTACAGCCAATGGAGAAATGTATTCGCAAAAAGGGGAAATTCAGACGATTGAAGGGGAATTTGATAATGAGACAGGAAATATTGCCTTCCGTGCCAAGTTTCCAAATCCAGATAAGCTTCTGAGAAACGGAGAAACGGGAAAAGTACAGATGACTATGCCGGTTCACAATGCCCTTATTATTCCTCAGAAAGCAACGTATGAAATTCAGGATCAGAAATATGTATTCGTTATTGATAAAAACGGGACAGCAAAATCCAGAAATATTAAAATCGCTTATGAACTGCCGGATCTGTATGTGGTAAGCTCGGGGATTTCTAAAGGAGATCAGATTCTTTTGGAAGGTGTCCAGAAAGTGAAGGATGATCAAAAAGTAAAAACAAAATTCCAGGATCCTAAAAAGGTTCTTCAATCATTGAAATTAAAAGCAGAGTAG